In a single window of the Ciconia boyciana chromosome 7, ASM3463844v1, whole genome shotgun sequence genome:
- the TSPAN1 gene encoding tetraspanin-1 — translation MGCFTFIKVMMILFNLAIFLGGGTLLGVGIWVTVDGKSFLDIFGALSSSVLQVVNVSYFLIVIGAILLVIGFLGCCGAQKESKCLLMMFFSVLLIIFIAEIAAAVVALVYTSLAETLLTAVVTPLLKEKYGADKTLTQIWNVTMREVDCCGLNNYTDFTDSPWYKEHKTYPEPCCKDKQPCNSTIAAESEVPGCFYQILEEIKTNAGVVGGVAAGIAALEIASMAVSMYLYCELDQK, via the exons ATGGGGTGCTTCACCTTTATCAAGGTCATGATGATCCTCTTCAACCTGGCCATATTC ctcgGTGGCGGGACCCTCCTGGGAGTTGGCATCTGGGTCACAGTAGATGGAAAGTCGTTCCTCGATATATTTGGGGCACTCTCCTCTAGTGTCCTGCAAGTTGTGAATGTGAGCTACTTCCTCATTGTCATTGGTGCCATCCTGCTGGTGATCGGCTTCCTTGGGTGCTGCGGTGCCCAGAAGGAGAGCAAGTGTCTCCTGATGATG TTCTTCTCGGTGTTGCTGATCATCTTCATTGCTGAAATTGCTGCTGCCGTGGTGGCTCTGGTCTACACAAGTCTT GCAGAGACGCTACTGACGGCTGTGGTGACTCCTCTCCTGAAGGAGAAGTATGGGGCGGATAAGACCCTCACGCAGATCTGGAATGTCACCATGAGGGAG GTCGATTGCTGTGGCCTGAATAACTACACAGACTTCACCGACTCCCCCTGGTATAAGGAACACAAAACCTACCCAGAGCCCTGCTGTAAGGACAAGCAGCCCTGCAACAGCACGATTGCCGCAGAAAGCGAAGTCCCG GGTTGTTTCTATCAGATCTTGGAAGAAATTAAGACTAATGCAGGTGTGGTGGGCGGCGTGGCAGCCGGCATCGCTGCCTTGGAG ATTGCGTCCATGGCGGTTTCCATGTACCTGTACTGCGAGCTGGATCAGAAATGA